From Jeotgalibaca dankookensis, one genomic window encodes:
- a CDS encoding CoA transferase subunit A, translated as MNKLITIEEAINTIEDGAVIMIGGFLGSDLPESLIDAIVKSGVKDLTLIANDTGFTNLGPGKMVAAKQFKKIIVSYIRTNQEAKRQIQAGELEVELLPQEELYQKLLQAGFGQNSNYYADVALLFANKVDRHGNMVAKYTNRNMNNLMALASQTTVVEALEVVEANEFESTIPQTPGIFVDYVVEKVHEGILEKV; from the coding sequence ATGAATAAACTCATAACAATAGAAGAAGCGATAAATACTATTGAAGATGGAGCAGTGATAATGATTGGGGGGTTTTTGGGTAGTGACTTACCTGAAAGTCTGATTGATGCAATCGTAAAAAGTGGAGTCAAGGATTTAACGTTAATTGCAAATGATACCGGTTTTACTAACCTAGGTCCCGGTAAAATGGTAGCAGCCAAACAATTTAAAAAAATAATTGTATCCTATATTAGAACCAATCAAGAGGCTAAACGACAAATACAAGCTGGTGAATTAGAAGTGGAACTTCTACCTCAAGAAGAACTTTATCAAAAGTTATTACAAGCTGGTTTTGGTCAAAATTCTAACTATTATGCAGACGTTGCATTACTGTTTGCTAATAAGGTTGATAGACACGGTAATATGGTAGCAAAATATACAAATAGGAATATGAACAATCTAATGGCACTAGCATCACAAACAACTGTTGTAGAAGCCTTAGAAGTTGTGGAGGCTAATGAATTTGAGTCGACGATTCCGCAAACGCCAGGAATTTTTGTTGATTATGTAGTAGAAAAAGTCCATGAGGGAATATTAGAAAAAGTTTAA
- the rpoN gene encoding RNA polymerase factor sigma-54 has translation MEFNQQYTQKQTQKQTYVPNLVQGMEILQLNRMDLATYLNRILLGNPFIEMNINEPLTISAKDVSNNDVSAIIEQTSVYQISLYEFLQEQIYLLYKDTTLRQLIFWWMSQLDERGYVTKSLSEAEMETGASQIALLDALTLLQQLDPPGIAARTLQECLMIQTDRSDFAPNIAYLVLEEHYDDLIHKRWKKISSHYDVSLEDVKAVYEYVQGLTTAPAEAFESRSKKIPYIVPELMVELIDSNLIVKETKYKTPLLTLNTTYFNDMKAVDDKEVSAYVTAKKQEFEQLQASLIKRKKTILKVGTAIIMHQQAFFINEESPLKPLQLKDLAAIYQLSESTISRAVRDTFVQTPKGIFELRSFLSRRMQDTDQSRDDVLKIIENLIAEEDKASPLSDQKLVALLEEQRIPVSRRAIAKYRQQLQIPSSTKRKIR, from the coding sequence ATGGAGTTTAATCAGCAATACACGCAAAAACAAACTCAAAAACAAACCTACGTCCCCAACTTAGTACAAGGGATGGAAATTTTACAGCTGAACCGAATGGATTTGGCAACTTATTTAAACCGTATCCTATTAGGAAACCCCTTTATTGAAATGAACATTAATGAACCTTTAACAATCTCCGCTAAAGATGTGTCTAATAATGATGTATCTGCTATTATTGAACAAACGTCTGTTTACCAGATTTCTCTTTATGAATTTTTACAAGAACAGATTTACCTTTTATATAAAGATACTACTTTACGCCAGTTAATTTTTTGGTGGATGAGTCAACTAGATGAACGTGGCTATGTGACCAAATCTCTATCAGAAGCGGAGATGGAAACTGGTGCTTCTCAAATAGCTTTGTTGGATGCTTTAACTTTATTGCAACAGTTGGATCCACCTGGTATCGCCGCACGTACCTTGCAAGAATGTTTAATGATTCAAACAGATCGTTCTGACTTTGCACCGAATATCGCTTACTTGGTTCTAGAAGAGCACTACGATGATCTCATCCATAAGCGTTGGAAAAAAATATCGAGCCATTATGATGTGTCTTTAGAGGATGTTAAAGCTGTTTATGAGTATGTTCAAGGCCTAACGACGGCACCGGCTGAAGCTTTTGAATCGCGTTCCAAAAAAATTCCTTACATTGTCCCAGAGCTTATGGTTGAATTAATTGATTCTAATCTCATAGTCAAAGAAACTAAATATAAAACACCTTTATTAACTTTAAACACCACTTATTTTAACGATATGAAAGCCGTCGATGATAAAGAAGTTTCCGCCTATGTTACAGCTAAGAAACAAGAATTCGAGCAGCTACAGGCTAGTTTAATCAAACGTAAAAAAACAATTTTAAAGGTTGGAACGGCAATTATTATGCATCAGCAGGCTTTTTTTATCAATGAAGAGAGTCCTTTGAAGCCACTTCAGTTAAAGGATTTAGCCGCAATTTATCAACTCAGTGAATCGACGATTAGTCGTGCTGTTCGTGATACCTTTGTCCAAACACCTAAAGGAATTTTTGAACTGCGATCCTTTTTGTCAAGGCGTATGCAAGATACCGACCAATCTCGCGATGATGTTTTGAAGATTATTGAAAATTTGATTGCGGAAGAAGATAAAGCGTCACCACTTTCAGATCAAAAATTAGTAGCATTATTAGAAGAACAAAGGATTCCTGTCTCACGTAGAGCGATTGCGAAATATCGTCAACAACTTCAAATCCCTTCGTCAACCAAGCGTAAAATAAGATAG
- a CDS encoding PTS system mannose/fructose/sorbose family transporter subunit IID, whose product MSEKNYKLTKKDRLTVFWRSQFLQASWNFERMQNVGWAYAMIPALKKLYTTKEDRAQALKRHLEFFNTHPYLAAPVLGVTLTLEEERAAGRDIDNAAIQGVKIGMMGPLAGVGDPIFWGTLRPVLGAFAASLALSKNYLGPIIFFLAWNLIRMAFLWYSQELGYVQGGNIAQNLSGGLMQKLTQGASVLGMFIMGVLVPRWTNMNFPMVLSRVDVDPQDMVNFQAVADAANEGVVSGDMLKNVVTEIQSGLSIEPQQVTTIQNTLDSLLPGIAPLLLTLLCIWLLRKKVSPITIIFGLFVVGIIGYVLGIFG is encoded by the coding sequence ATGTCTGAAAAAAATTATAAATTAACCAAAAAAGATCGTCTAACAGTTTTCTGGAGAAGTCAGTTCCTACAAGCATCTTGGAACTTTGAACGTATGCAAAACGTTGGTTGGGCATATGCAATGATTCCAGCACTTAAAAAACTTTACACAACAAAAGAAGACCGTGCCCAAGCATTGAAACGTCACTTGGAATTCTTTAATACACATCCTTATCTAGCTGCACCGGTACTGGGTGTAACATTGACTTTGGAAGAAGAAAGAGCAGCTGGTCGTGATATTGATAACGCCGCTATCCAAGGTGTAAAAATTGGGATGATGGGACCTTTAGCTGGTGTGGGTGACCCAATCTTCTGGGGAACACTTCGTCCTGTATTAGGTGCCTTTGCAGCTTCATTAGCATTGAGTAAAAATTATCTTGGACCAATCATTTTCTTCCTAGCATGGAACCTTATTCGTATGGCTTTCCTATGGTATTCACAAGAATTAGGATATGTACAAGGTGGGAATATTGCCCAAAACCTATCCGGTGGGTTGATGCAAAAATTAACACAAGGTGCATCAGTTCTAGGTATGTTTATCATGGGTGTGCTTGTACCACGTTGGACAAATATGAACTTCCCAATGGTATTAAGCCGTGTGGATGTTGACCCACAAGATATGGTCAATTTCCAAGCAGTTGCGGATGCAGCCAATGAAGGTGTGGTTTCAGGCGATATGCTTAAAAATGTAGTAACTGAAATCCAATCCGGTTTAAGTATTGAACCGCAACAAGTTACCACCATCCAAAATACATTGGACTCTTTATTACCAGGTATTGCACCATTACTATTAACACTACTATGTATCTGGTTGTTACGTAAAAAAGTTAGCCCAATTACAATTATCTTTGGTCTTTTCGTAGTCGGAATTATCGGTTATGTATTAGGAATCTTTGGATAA
- a CDS encoding PTS mannose/fructose/sorbose transporter subunit IIC, with protein sequence MSIITVILILIVAFIAGMEGILDQFQFHQPIVAATLIGLATGKPLEGLLLGGTLQLIALGWMNIGAAVAPDAALASVASAILVTVNGASITEGIALAIPLAVAGQVLTMFVRTATVAFAHGADRKAAEGSFRGVELYHLSALVLQGLRIMIPAAIILAVPAELVTNALNSIPDWLTGGLAVAGGFIVAVGYAMVINMMATPKLWIFFALGFALSAIGDLNLIAMGIIGVVLALLYLQFSPEFNQGSGGGGGGSSSNGGDPLDDILNDY encoded by the coding sequence ATGAGTATTATCACAGTTATTTTAATATTAATCGTTGCATTTATTGCCGGAATGGAAGGGATTTTGGACCAATTCCAATTTCACCAACCAATCGTAGCAGCTACATTAATCGGGCTCGCAACAGGTAAGCCACTAGAAGGACTTCTTTTAGGTGGAACGCTTCAATTGATTGCACTTGGATGGATGAACATTGGGGCAGCGGTAGCACCGGATGCGGCTTTAGCATCAGTAGCATCAGCTATTCTTGTAACCGTCAATGGCGCAAGTATTACTGAAGGGATTGCCTTAGCAATTCCATTGGCAGTGGCAGGTCAAGTACTAACTATGTTTGTACGTACTGCAACTGTTGCGTTTGCACATGGTGCCGATAGAAAAGCAGCCGAAGGATCATTCCGTGGCGTAGAGCTTTATCACTTAAGTGCCCTTGTATTACAAGGTTTACGTATCATGATTCCAGCAGCAATTATTTTAGCAGTACCAGCAGAACTTGTTACAAATGCATTGAATAGTATTCCAGACTGGTTAACTGGTGGTCTAGCTGTAGCAGGTGGATTCATCGTAGCAGTTGGTTACGCAATGGTTATCAACATGATGGCGACACCAAAACTATGGATCTTCTTCGCTCTAGGATTTGCGCTATCTGCAATTGGAGATTTGAACTTAATCGCAATGGGGATTATTGGTGTTGTACTAGCACTTCTATACCTACAATTCTCACCTGAGTTTAACCAAGGCAGTGGCGGCGGTGGCGGTGGATCTTCAAGCAATGGCGGCGATCCACTCGACGATATCTTAAATGATTACTAA
- a CDS encoding PTS sugar transporter subunit IIB — translation MVGIILASHGDFAVGILQSATMIVGEQENIAAVTLQPSEGPDDIRAKIEAAAKSFDTEEVLLLADLWGGTPFNQATTLFDQHQEQWAIVAGLNLPMVIEAITSRFAMDSSHDIARAIVPVAKENIKVKPEELYEEPKVATETKQPMQALPEGTVVGSGQIDIALARLDSRLLHGQVATAWSKDVKPTRIIVVSDQVAKDDLRKSLITQAAPPGIKANVIPISKMIEIWNDPRFGATRALLLFENPTDILRVVEGGVGIKEVNIGSMAHSEGKIMINNVLSVDKEDVKALEALRDKGVTFDVRKVPADQRKNLWELMKKAKFN, via the coding sequence ATGGTTGGAATTATATTAGCAAGCCACGGAGATTTTGCAGTAGGCATTCTTCAATCAGCAACCATGATTGTAGGAGAACAAGAAAATATTGCAGCAGTAACCTTACAACCAAGCGAAGGACCAGATGACATTCGTGCTAAAATTGAAGCGGCAGCAAAAAGTTTTGACACAGAAGAGGTATTATTACTAGCAGACTTATGGGGTGGAACACCTTTTAACCAAGCAACAACCCTTTTTGATCAACATCAAGAACAATGGGCAATTGTAGCTGGATTAAACTTACCTATGGTCATTGAAGCTATCACTTCACGTTTTGCAATGGATAGTTCACATGATATCGCCAGAGCAATTGTGCCAGTCGCAAAAGAAAACATTAAAGTAAAACCAGAAGAATTATATGAAGAACCAAAAGTAGCAACAGAAACAAAACAACCCATGCAAGCTTTACCAGAAGGAACCGTTGTTGGGTCAGGTCAGATTGATATCGCCTTAGCCCGTTTAGACTCACGTTTGCTTCATGGTCAAGTTGCAACAGCTTGGTCTAAAGATGTTAAACCGACACGTATTATTGTTGTATCGGACCAAGTTGCGAAAGACGACTTGCGTAAATCATTGATTACCCAAGCAGCACCTCCAGGTATTAAAGCAAACGTGATTCCTATTTCTAAAATGATTGAAATTTGGAATGATCCACGGTTTGGTGCAACACGCGCACTTCTATTATTTGAAAACCCAACCGATATTCTTCGCGTTGTTGAAGGTGGCGTTGGAATTAAAGAAGTAAACATCGGCTCAATGGCCCATTCAGAAGGTAAAATAATGATTAACAATGTGCTTTCTGTTGATAAAGAAGACGTTAAAGCTTTGGAAGCTCTACGTGATAAAGGGGTCACATTTGACGTACGTAAAGTTCCGGCAGACCAACGTAAAAATCTCTGGGAATTAATGAAAAAAGCAAAATTCAACTAA
- a CDS encoding mannose/fructose/sorbose PTS transporter subunit IIB, with the protein MDIQLIRIDDRLIHGQVAITWAKDNRISRIIVVSDEVAANPIQKTLLSQAAPPGIKAHVITLNKLIDIYMNPMLKDVKVMLLFTNPADVVTIYKNGINFQTVNIGGMKFTDGKQMVTHFVSVNQEDIDAFKYLDQQRIELEIRKVPSDRKQLLMDVLKKGSYI; encoded by the coding sequence ATGGACATCCAATTAATCCGAATAGATGATCGGTTGATTCACGGTCAAGTTGCGATAACGTGGGCAAAAGATAATCGGATTAGCCGAATTATTGTTGTCAGTGACGAAGTAGCAGCTAATCCCATTCAAAAAACACTGTTGAGCCAAGCAGCACCACCTGGTATAAAAGCACATGTCATAACTTTGAATAAACTCATTGATATTTATATGAACCCCATGCTTAAAGATGTTAAAGTCATGCTCTTATTTACAAATCCCGCAGATGTCGTCACAATTTATAAAAATGGGATTAATTTTCAAACAGTTAACATTGGTGGGATGAAGTTTACAGACGGAAAACAAATGGTGACGCATTTTGTTTCTGTTAATCAAGAAGACATTGATGCGTTTAAATATTTGGATCAGCAAAGGATTGAATTGGAAATTCGAAAAGTTCCCAGTGATCGGAAACAATTATTAATGGATGTATTAAAAAAAGGCAGTTATATTTAG
- a CDS encoding sigma-54-dependent transcriptional regulator, with translation MNRINRIYRYVKENTHTLTEWEIDSGQGLTTKLVAEALDIQRSNVSKDLNQLVREGKLAKTEGRPVRYYHVNLEPHQPLTKHVPSYKEAVTPQAKVKRKTHNETDVFRSMIGASGSMKNAVEQAKAAVLYPPKGLNTLITGPTGSGKSYFAHAMFHYAQSNGIISSDKELIVFNCADYANNPQLLMSHLFGYSQGAFTGANADKEGLIQQADLGMLFLDEIHRLPPEGQEMIFYFMDTGMYSRLGESGKSRTSTVRIVCATTEDPRSTFLDTFMRRIPIVIQLPSFKKRSAGEQLDLVKLLTSLEATRIQKQITLSEDVIKALIASVGYGNIGQLKSGIQLVCARGFMNQLDQDNITLTARDLPESIRAYLINKSSNARYRSALSKITEAQITVYPNEPFYQIGSEDAYELPYNLYDIIGDKATLLEAEGLDQESINQYISTDINVHLKSFYRNHGFSLETDSRLADVVSKDVIQFVHSVSKEIETALATSFKHNYIYAVSLHISAFLNKIETGEVRQLNDRIKEMAMGYTTEIEVATLLKERIARHFDIEVPESEVYYLAVLLVSLQEEQTMGRVGLVIVAHGNSTATSMAQVAEELLELSGIIAVDMPLDMSPRVAYEKVKQAVVQANEGNGVLLLVDMGSLTTFESNLTQETGVHIRTIDMVSTALVLEAARKASLVDADIDLLHESLDRFLGYSSTAIENKNKIQSLYKSPVLVAICASGEGTAQKLKEIIEKPLAKQPGNPLRVLTSSITDLKANIALWEEDYTIVATTGVINPKLSAPFIPLENFIENDVENVLGKLNHLVDVEPSQTLEDVTAAKQFIKNFIETNYTFLNTNKIFPFIWDFVVACRAFQAEPEPGYAFHINLSLHMAGVIERLVHQDSLAKPKIVGDQQMNPMLLNEIKKFEHALKIKIPVNEYLYISYFIEKEKAKIEEIDTLFD, from the coding sequence GTGAATCGTATCAACCGTATTTATCGTTATGTAAAGGAAAATACCCACACGTTAACAGAATGGGAAATAGACAGTGGGCAAGGCCTTACAACAAAATTAGTCGCTGAGGCACTTGATATTCAACGCAGTAATGTTTCTAAAGATCTTAATCAATTAGTAAGGGAAGGGAAGTTGGCGAAGACAGAGGGTCGTCCCGTCCGATATTACCACGTAAACCTAGAACCGCATCAGCCACTTACCAAACACGTACCGAGCTATAAAGAAGCAGTGACTCCTCAAGCCAAAGTAAAAAGAAAAACGCATAATGAAACAGATGTCTTTCGTTCTATGATTGGTGCTTCTGGTAGTATGAAAAATGCAGTTGAACAAGCAAAAGCAGCTGTTCTTTATCCACCTAAAGGATTAAATACCTTGATTACTGGTCCAACCGGTTCAGGGAAATCGTACTTTGCTCATGCTATGTTCCATTACGCACAGAGCAATGGAATTATTTCGAGTGATAAGGAATTGATCGTTTTTAATTGTGCTGATTATGCTAATAACCCTCAACTCTTAATGAGTCATTTATTTGGTTATAGCCAAGGAGCTTTTACCGGCGCTAACGCAGATAAAGAAGGCTTGATTCAGCAAGCTGATCTCGGTATGTTGTTCTTAGACGAAATTCACCGCTTACCACCAGAAGGACAGGAAATGATTTTTTATTTTATGGATACTGGTATGTATAGTCGTCTCGGTGAGTCTGGAAAATCACGTACGTCAACCGTACGAATTGTCTGCGCTACGACAGAAGATCCGCGCTCGACATTTTTAGATACTTTTATGAGACGGATTCCAATTGTCATTCAATTACCATCCTTTAAGAAACGTTCAGCTGGCGAGCAGTTAGATCTCGTTAAGTTATTAACCAGTTTAGAGGCTACACGTATTCAAAAACAAATTACCTTAAGTGAAGACGTCATTAAAGCACTAATAGCTAGTGTTGGCTATGGAAATATTGGCCAGTTAAAATCGGGTATTCAGTTGGTTTGTGCCCGTGGGTTTATGAACCAACTCGATCAAGATAATATTACCTTAACCGCACGTGATCTACCGGAAAGTATCCGTGCTTACCTGATTAACAAATCATCCAATGCACGCTATCGCTCCGCTCTTTCAAAAATAACAGAGGCGCAAATTACAGTTTATCCAAATGAACCCTTCTATCAAATTGGAAGTGAAGATGCTTATGAACTCCCTTATAATCTCTATGATATTATTGGTGATAAGGCCACTTTGTTAGAAGCTGAAGGGTTGGATCAAGAATCAATTAACCAATATATTTCAACAGATATTAATGTTCATCTCAAGTCCTTTTATCGCAATCATGGTTTTTCTTTGGAAACAGATTCTCGTTTAGCCGACGTGGTTTCTAAAGATGTCATTCAGTTTGTGCATAGTGTTTCTAAAGAAATTGAAACGGCGCTTGCTACGTCTTTTAAACACAATTATATTTATGCGGTTAGCCTGCATATCAGTGCCTTTTTAAATAAAATTGAAACAGGTGAAGTGCGCCAACTGAATGATCGTATAAAGGAAATGGCGATGGGCTACACGACTGAAATCGAAGTAGCCACTTTATTGAAGGAGCGCATTGCTCGTCACTTCGATATTGAAGTACCAGAGAGTGAAGTCTATTACCTCGCTGTCCTACTAGTTTCTCTACAAGAAGAGCAAACAATGGGCCGAGTAGGTTTAGTAATCGTTGCGCACGGCAACTCTACCGCTACAAGTATGGCGCAAGTCGCAGAAGAGTTGTTAGAGTTAAGCGGTATTATTGCGGTAGATATGCCCCTTGATATGTCACCGCGAGTCGCTTATGAAAAGGTTAAACAAGCCGTTGTACAAGCAAATGAAGGAAATGGGGTTTTATTACTAGTAGATATGGGCTCCCTCACAACCTTTGAATCAAATCTCACGCAAGAAACAGGGGTTCATATCCGAACCATTGATATGGTCTCAACCGCTCTCGTTCTAGAAGCAGCACGTAAGGCTTCTTTAGTGGATGCTGATATTGATTTACTACACGAAAGCTTAGACCGTTTTCTGGGCTACTCAAGTACCGCTATTGAAAATAAAAACAAAATACAATCGCTATATAAATCTCCTGTTTTAGTTGCCATCTGTGCAAGTGGGGAAGGGACTGCGCAAAAACTAAAAGAGATTATTGAAAAGCCATTAGCAAAGCAACCAGGTAATCCACTTAGAGTATTAACCAGTTCCATTACCGATTTAAAGGCCAATATTGCCTTATGGGAAGAGGACTATACCATTGTAGCTACAACGGGTGTCATTAATCCTAAATTATCGGCACCTTTTATTCCGTTAGAAAACTTTATTGAAAATGATGTTGAAAACGTGCTTGGAAAATTAAATCATCTAGTGGATGTTGAACCAAGTCAAACACTTGAAGATGTTACCGCAGCAAAACAATTTATTAAAAATTTCATAGAAACGAATTATACTTTCTTAAATACCAATAAAATTTTTCCTTTCATTTGGGACTTTGTAGTTGCGTGTCGTGCCTTCCAAGCCGAGCCAGAACCGGGTTATGCTTTTCACATAAATCTCTCTTTGCATATGGCAGGTGTTATTGAACGATTGGTTCACCAAGACAGTTTAGCAAAACCTAAAATTGTAGGGGATCAACAAATGAATCCCATGCTTCTAAATGAAATTAAAAAATTCGAACATGCACTGAAAATTAAAATACCTGTGAATGAGTATCTTTATATCAGCTATTTCATTGAGAAAGAAAAGGCAAAAATCGAAGAAATTGATACACTGTTTGACTAA
- the map gene encoding type I methionyl aminopeptidase, producing the protein MITLKSPREIEAMEEAGKILAGIHVSLRDFIKPGMTTMAINEFVEKAIRDAGAIPEQIGFEGYEYATCTSVNDEICHGFPVRNEVLKDGDMVKVDTVVNYKGAMADSCWTYIVGESTPELDHLLEVTKKALYLGIEQATVGNRIGDIGHAIQTYVEAEGFSVVREFIGHGIGPTMHESPAVPHYGEAGKGLRLKEGMTLTIEPMVNTGTWRSKMDKNGWTARTRDGGISCQFEHTIAITSDGPKILTEQD; encoded by the coding sequence ATGATCACATTAAAATCACCACGTGAAATTGAAGCGATGGAAGAAGCTGGGAAAATACTAGCCGGTATCCATGTTTCTTTACGGGACTTTATCAAACCAGGTATGACAACAATGGCAATCAATGAATTTGTTGAAAAAGCAATTCGTGATGCAGGTGCAATCCCTGAACAAATTGGCTTTGAAGGGTATGAATATGCAACATGTACCAGTGTCAATGATGAAATTTGCCACGGTTTCCCGGTTCGTAACGAAGTACTTAAAGATGGGGACATGGTCAAAGTAGATACAGTTGTCAATTACAAAGGCGCTATGGCAGATTCATGCTGGACTTATATCGTTGGAGAATCCACACCAGAACTTGACCACTTACTAGAAGTAACTAAGAAAGCTCTTTATTTGGGTATTGAGCAAGCGACCGTTGGAAATCGCATTGGTGATATTGGACATGCTATTCAAACCTACGTTGAAGCAGAAGGATTTTCAGTCGTTCGTGAGTTTATTGGTCACGGTATTGGACCCACCATGCATGAAAGTCCAGCTGTTCCACATTATGGTGAGGCTGGCAAAGGATTACGTTTAAAAGAGGGTATGACGCTGACAATTGAACCAATGGTGAACACCGGAACGTGGCGTTCGAAAATGGATAAAAATGGTTGGACGGCGCGTACAAGAGATGGCGGAATTAGTTGCCAATTTGAGCATACCATTGCTATTACGAGTGATGGTCCGAAAATACTAACTGAACAAGATTAA
- the manA gene encoding mannose-6-phosphate isomerase, class I, which translates to MQEPLFIQPVLQEKMWGGTKLRDIYGYKIPSEHTGECWAISAHPDGVGKITIGTFAGMGLDELYQTHPELFGHPTSPVFPLLTKIIDAADALSVQVHPDDAYALKNEGELGKTECWYVIDADEGAEIVYGHTAQSRQEFEDLVEAGKWEQLLRYIPVKKGDFFFVPSGTIHAIGAGITILETQQSSNTTYRVYDFDRLDQAGHARDLHIEASLAVTTIPHQDPENHFQTEGAVTTFIESEYFNVYKWDISNTFDYHQEAPYTLFSVLEGQGELSITDNSYSIGKGMHFILPHDIDSVRFTGQLEMIVSTPGPKSQ; encoded by the coding sequence ATGCAAGAACCATTATTTATACAACCCGTACTTCAAGAAAAAATGTGGGGTGGAACTAAACTCCGTGATATTTATGGCTATAAAATCCCTAGCGAGCACACGGGTGAATGTTGGGCAATTAGTGCTCATCCAGACGGTGTCGGCAAAATTACGATTGGAACGTTCGCTGGAATGGGTCTTGATGAACTCTATCAAACACATCCTGAATTATTCGGACATCCAACTTCTCCTGTTTTCCCGCTATTAACTAAAATTATTGACGCGGCGGATGCCTTATCGGTTCAAGTACATCCAGATGATGCTTATGCTCTTAAAAATGAAGGAGAACTAGGTAAAACGGAATGTTGGTATGTAATTGATGCTGATGAAGGAGCAGAAATTGTTTATGGCCACACAGCACAATCACGTCAAGAGTTTGAAGACCTTGTTGAAGCAGGTAAATGGGAACAACTCTTACGCTATATTCCAGTTAAAAAAGGTGATTTCTTTTTTGTTCCCAGCGGAACCATTCATGCAATTGGTGCGGGGATTACTATTCTAGAAACACAACAAAGTAGTAACACTACTTACCGTGTTTATGATTTTGATCGTTTGGACCAAGCGGGACATGCTCGGGATCTACATATTGAAGCGTCATTAGCTGTCACAACTATTCCGCATCAAGACCCAGAAAACCATTTCCAAACAGAAGGTGCGGTAACGACCTTTATTGAGAGTGAGTATTTTAATGTATATAAATGGGATATTTCTAATACTTTTGACTACCATCAAGAGGCCCCTTATACACTCTTCAGCGTCTTAGAAGGTCAAGGAGAATTATCTATTACCGACAACTCCTATTCCATTGGTAAAGGTATGCATTTTATTTTACCGCATGATATTGATTCTGTTCGCTTTACCGGACAACTCGAAATGATTGTCTCAACCCCTGGTCCTAAAAGCCAATAA